TCATTCTCTGCCATGAACAGTTCTTGGCGCCACTTAAAATGGCGCCAAGAACTTTTCTCTTCATGAAGCCAGGACGTGCCATGCAATATGCATGGccaacttcttttttttttttttttttttttatcttttttacttgtaaattaattaataaacgacatattggtcttcatataaaaattttaaaatgaatcaaaaaattaattatgaatccaaaaattaattattattaattaattatcaaaattaattattttttttctcattaattATATAGTAATGTGCAATATACTTCAATTTTCAAtgcatttttaattatatacaattaaattaaatatatattatttgattttaaaccttattatttaagattaattacttccatattatattttatatttttcattataaagCCAGATTTTAAGTTAGtattaaatcaaattttaacaacaaaatttagaataaaaatattcatattaaatatatataacacaacaaaatatacattttaaaataaaaaagataatacaaatttaaaatactaactcattacatatattttcatttttctatttatttttacattttccAAATTTGCGACCTTCGCTTGAACGTTTAGCGGATTTAAATGTTCTTCCCCTTCTTTGTTCCAAGTAATCATACATATTCGCTTTATAACTGGTACGTTCACCTCCTCCTGAAATTAATAAGTCAGTAAAtataaagttaaaaatatatattacattaaatattaaatttaaataaatacgtACCTCTTAATCTTCTATTCTCTCTTTTACAGAATTCTTTTTGCGAAATAGGAAGACTATATTGCAGACGCATCCAAGGTGCATAATccaatttttcataaatacgaaaataataattaattatatcagaataatttttaatttcagattttgaccaaataaaatttaaaattttaaaataacataaCGGAACTGTTTCAATCAAAACATTAATCATTTTTATATTCTGCATATTATAACCAGAGCAAATTATTTCttgtaaataataattaagccataaaatatgttgaaaaaaattattttcagaatccattcttaatttatatatttctctCCACATTTTTTTGACTCTATTTTTAGCTAATTTACCCCGTAAAACTTTTGGAACAACATAAATATAAGCCATAAGTTaattaaaacagaaaaaaaaagataataaaaaagtgtgaaaataaataagtaaaagcAGAGGAAAAGGGGAGAAGAAAATCAAAGGAGAGGAAAATACGAAGGGGAGTAAAAGGAGAGGAAGCTGGAAATCAAAACGGTGATGGAGGGGGTGGTGGAAGGGGTATTTATGGGAGTGGGAAGGGGGTTGGCGCCTCTTTAAGAGGCGCCAACCATATGTCCCGAGGCGCCTCGGGAAGCTTCAGGTGAAACTTCCCGAGGCGCCAGATCAAGCTGGCGCTTCTTTAAGAAGCGCCAGCCTGGTCTGGCGCTTCCCGAGGCGCCACGGTCAGGCTGGCGCTTCTTTAAGAAGCGCCAGCGTGACCTGAAGCGCCAGGCAACGCTTCCCAAAGCGTCAAGCCACGCTGGCGCCTCGGGAACAGGCGCCAAGACTTAGTCTGGCGCCTGTTTGAGAGGCGCCAGGGTCTGGCGCTTCTCAAAGAAGCGCCAGACTCTCTTTTCGCCCGCCACGTGGCGGGCGAACACCAAAATGGGAAATAAGTTTTCCCCAACCCCAAATCAGCAAATTTTAATTCCCCCACCCCTAATTTTGTAAAAAGCCCTTTGGATTTAGCCTTTCTTTTAATGAATTGAAGAATAATTAagaacaattcattaattaagcatattcttaattaatattaattaattttgtgtcAAGGTGGGACCACCAACCATTCCTTGTACTCAAAATATTATAACAGAAAAATCTTGGATTTTGCCGCAAGAATTATAATTAATCTTAAAATAAACATGAGACACCCTTTAACGAAGAAACTCTACAAATAGCAAAAAAGtctctcttttatttcttcCAGACCAAAGTATCAACCCATTATCTCTCTCATGGCTTCCACTTCAAATAACACCGCCGCCATGCGCCGCAGTCCACCCTCCTATGGATCTGACCCGTCGTCGCCGAACACCACCTTCGTACTAGCCGACCCATCCACCTTCCGCACCATTGTTCAAAAACTCACCGGAGCGCCCGATGACCTATCAACCCAAAAGCTCCCTCTCACCCACCACCCAAGTCGACCATCTGCAATTCCAGGCCCTAAAAGACCTGCATTCAAGCTTCATGAAAGGAGACAGAACGCCAAGAACTTACAAATCAACCTTAACAGCAGCTCCACTATTAACAGCGGCTTCGAGCATCCGCATGATCTCTTGCAGTTCAGACAGCGAGCTGGTTTCATGGTGTCGCCGGTTTCGACTTTGGACTTCTTTGGTGCGCGCACGAGCCCTAGGTCACCCTGCGAAGCGTTTTGTTCCCGTGGGAGTAGTCCCAGAGAGGAGGAAGAGAGAGCCATTGCTGAAAAAGGATTTTATCTGCATCCGAGCCCTTTGAGCACTCCCAGAGGAGCTGAGCCTCCGGAGTTGTTGCCTCTGTTCCCTTTGCCTTCTCCTAGAGACGACAACGGGGATCAAGATGATGATGATCATGATCGTAACTCTTGTTCTTGAATTAGGACTCTACTATTcgagaaaaaagaaattaggACTCTACTACTAATTAATCTAGGAGGCAAGTTAATtattcaatattattatttgtaaaACGATCCCTTAATTTTGATGGAAATGTTAATTATGCTGTTAATTAATGAggtgttttaaaaattaataatatattttttgaaatttaaactaattttgcAACACTTAAATCAATGACCGCATTTCTTTTTGTCTTGAATTCTTGTCGCCatttctaataattattttattattattattattctttaattttaaatttattttatatacttaaatataaaaatattatttttttaataaaatatacatatattttattaatattatgttaatttttttaataataaatttactattttatattaataaaattaagatagaaaataaaaaaaatcccaCAGAAAAATTTACCCCCTATGCTCCTTGAcagaaaatttatttatcttgAGTCTCTAGGCACTCATTCGTCCCATTGCTGTTTCTATATAACTTGAACGGGGTAAGAACCTATTTGGCATTACTGCTAGATCGAACTCCcagttaagaaaaatatttgctaaaacatattataatttaaaattagttttaatataatttaatcataaaaatactagaataataaaataatttttttaaactgtttttttcaacaatatttaaaacatattatttttttaaaaaaaatatttttgaacatttaaacttAATTTCAAATCAATTCTAAAGCACTAATCAATAATATTAAccgttataataattttaaagcaGTCATTCTACTATTTAATTGTTCATATAATCATTAAtcaaacattataaaaaattaacatcaCACTCTAAATAAGTATGAGAAGTCAttctactatttaatttttaatttttatttaaaaaaaattaacagtataaaaaataattttttataaattattctctcaattattaaataattaattgaaatactgaaaacaactttaaaaataattgcCAAATAGAGTCTCAGTATTATTAGCGGCTCTAAGTCTTCTGAAGAGAAATAGTGGGCATGTTGTCGGAAGTATGGAAGGTAAAAAGTTTTGTAGGATAAATAGTGGCAAAGTTGACTCTGGGCAGAAAGGtgaaaaactgaaaaagaaaggaaaaatcagtttgttattaaaaaaataaaaaataaaaaataaaaaagaagacacttgttaaatatattaaataaaaaatataaaaaataatttaaaattaattttaattataaaaaattaataaaaaacatttatttaaattgtttttttcATATCATtactattctttttttttatatataaaaaaattaacgttGATCCCGGAAGAAATGGAAGTTGGAAGATTCTGAAAATTTTTATGACAAGAAGAAAAGGACAACCGAGCTCTCCATGCTGATCTTGATTTGGCTATACATTCATAGAAACTAAGTTATAAAGCTCTTTGATTTTTCTCTGCTTCATCATACTTCATTGTAATTGTAtagttttctttattttattttttatacctaTGATCTATCTTTGAGAATTAATAAAACTTGCATGATGATCAACACTAATTCTTTATTTGGAATAAAAGATTTAACAAATGAAAGAGTACAAGGATGCACTGAAAACCCAAAAGGAAAGAGACAGAATCAGCCATGAAAAGTCCTTGAACTATCAAAACGAAATGTTTTCATGGATCTAGATAACAAGGAAAAATTGTTCACCTGTTCTATCATTGTGGAATTAGATTCCAAGAAAAGTTTTTCTGATCAAATCAAGTTGTCTGCTAACATCCTCCATACTCATTCGTCCTTTGGGTGATTCTGCTGAACAGCCAATACCAATTTCAAGCACTGAAACTACACAGCTTCGTGCTTTTGCACTCATCTCGCTCAGGTTTCCATTACTGTTAGAcaattctctttcttcttctgttGCTGTGATGATGTTAGGGTCAATAATCTGCATAAGGCTTTCTGGCAATGCCGTCTTCACAAAGCTGTGAAGATTTAAGCCATCTTTGAATATTTCATCAGTTGGTCTTCTTCCTGTGAACATCTCTAATACAAGGATCCCAAAGCTATACACATCCCCCTCTCTGGATGCTGGACAACCCATTCCATATTCTGCAATTCACAGAATCATCATTTTATTAATCTGTTAAAAGACATTCTGGCAAAAAATTCTCAACATAGTGGCTTTGATATCAATTATCCGGTTCAAATTGATCCAAATATCTTTTGAATCCACTTTCTTTACATTTTCTTTATCCCCACCATTGACGTGGGATGGATaccacaaaaagaaagaagtcGGATCAGGTTAGTACCTGGAGGAGCATAACCGATTGTTCCTTTTATTCCAGTTGTGGAAGACAAGCTTTGAGATGAAGATTTGCTTGTTGAAACGAGTCTTGCAAGACCAAAATCAGATACATGAGCAACCATGTCGTCGTCGAAAAGAATATTGCTGGGTTTCAGGTCACAATGAATAATTGGATTTTCACATTGCTCATGAAGATATTGCAAGGCCGAGGCCACATCAACGGCAACATTTAATCTCTGAAGCAAGTTTAaattccatggttgatttttgcCTTCTATTTCAGGATGCAACCACTTCTCCAAGCTCCCATTTCCCATGAATTCAAGGATTAGAGCTTTGAAATCATTAAGTTTGTAATCCATGCTTGAGCAACATGTCAACATCTTCACAAGATTTCGGTGCCTGATATTCCTCAACACAATGCATTCAGAAATAAAGCTCTTGGAAGCACCCTTATGTTCAAGCTTGAGAACTTTAACCGCTACTGGTCTTTCAACTTGATCTAGAAATCCTTTATACACAGAGCCGAAGCTGCCAGATCCGATCAAATTTtctggagagaatccattcgtTGCACGACAAATATCTCCATAAGATACCTTAAGAAATTGCTTCATCATTGAGGATGAAGAAGATGACTTCTGCTTTGGATTTCTTTTCCAATAAACAAGAAGAAAGGCTAATGTCAATAAGATACACACAGCCATTACAGTTAGTATAATTTCCAGCTTATGAAAAAACAACCCTCCTCTCTTGTTCGGGCATTTTGGTAGATTGAGTTCTGAGACACCGCCGCAAAGCTTATCATTACCAATTAATGATACGGCACTTGCATTTCTGAAAACTCCTCCAGTTGGTACTTCACCCTCAAGATCATTGAAAGAAAGATTCAGGAAAAGTAAATATGGAATGTCCTGTAGATCTTTCGGAATTCGCCCTGTCAACTTGTTTCGTGAAAGATCTAAATATTGAAGGCCTCTCAGGGAAGCTAAAGATGGAGGGATGGTCCCTTGAAATGAATTCCCTTGCAGATAAAGGAATTCCAAGCTCAAGCAATCTCCAATTGTTGCAGGAATTTGGCCTGAAAGATTGTTTTCTGAGAAATCTAGTGCTCCTATATTTGATAGCTTCCCTACTTCAAAAGGCAGGACTCCAGTTAAAGAGTTTTGAGATAAATCCAGTAATTGTGTGAAGGAACGAACAAGTGAAATCTCAGGGGGTATAACTCCATTCAGATGGTTCTGTGAAATCTCTAAGAAATACAAATTTTGGCAATTTCCAATGCTTGAAGGAATGCTTCCCTGAAAATTGTTGTCTGGTAGGCAGAGTTTAAGCAAATGTGTAAGGTTTCCGATGGAGGATGGAATCTCTCCGGACAACCTATTTCCACCTAAACTCAAAAATTGTAGTTTCTGAAACTTCCCAAAGTAATTGGGGAAGACGCCTGAAAGAAGATTACCATCCAGGGCCATTCCAGTTAACTTGATGAGATTCTCTAACCCTGCAGGAATGGTGCCTGTGATTTGATTCTCCCCAATATAGAACAAACCAAGTTCGGTTGACAAATTTGCTACAGAATTTGGTAAGACACCTCCAAAATTGTTTCTACCCAAATCCAAGATTTTCATCTTGGTACAGTTTGTCAAAGAGTCTAGAAAAGCTAAGTCATTGGTTGAATTACTTCCCAGAGCATTTCCATGAAGTCTTAGCCACCAGAGGTTTTTAAGATTTCCTAAATTCATTGGAACTTGTCCAACAAAGTTACTCCAACCAAGATTAACTATTTCCAGATGAGAAGCATTGAATAGAGAATTTGGAATTGTCCCAGAGAAATTATTGTTCCCAACTGAGAAAAATATGAGATTTGGGAGAGTGATGCCTAAGTTTTCTGGCAGATTCCCATGGAGTTGATTTTGTATGACATAAAACATTCTGATGGAGGAGATATTGAAGAGGGGCAGAGGAATTGTGCCAGATAGTTGATTTGCTGAAACAGCAAAAACTGTTAAGCTTgttaatttgcccaaatcgtcaGGAATATTTCCCAACAATCTGTTATACGATACACGAAAGAATGTGAGCGATGAAAGGTTGCCCAAGGAAGCTGGGATTTCTCCTATCAGGTTGTTTGCAACAAGACTAAGATTCTGAAGCTTAGTTAAAGAACCAAGTTCAGCTGGGATTTTTCCTGATACATGATAATTCCAACCCAAATCAAGAAACATGAGCTTGGAACATCGAGTTAAGTTGATTGGAATTTCGCCTGCTAAAGTATTGTTGTTGAGAAACAATTCTTCCAGGCGAAATAACCTGCCAACTTCTTGTGGAATTTCACCATGGAAACTGTTGTTTTGGAGGTTGATGTCTCGAAGAAAACTCAGGTTGCCAATATAAGGTGAGATTGTTCCAAATAAATTCTGCCCTTCCAAATCCAAGGATTTGACTCTCTGATGCCGGCGACTGCATGTG
This sequence is a window from Manihot esculenta cultivar AM560-2 chromosome 4, M.esculenta_v8, whole genome shotgun sequence. Protein-coding genes within it:
- the LOC110607978 gene encoding VQ motif-containing protein 11, with translation MASTSNNTAAMRRSPPSYGSDPSSPNTTFVLADPSTFRTIVQKLTGAPDDLSTQKLPLTHHPSRPSAIPGPKRPAFKLHERRQNAKNLQINLNSSSTINSGFEHPHDLLQFRQRAGFMVSPVSTLDFFGARTSPRSPCEAFCSRGSSPREEEERAIAEKGFYLHPSPLSTPRGAEPPELLPLFPLPSPRDDNGDQDDDDHDRNSCS
- the LOC110607979 gene encoding probable LRR receptor-like serine/threonine-protein kinase At3g47570 codes for the protein MRSCGISLHSPSLIIYLQVILLLSSNIEWWKQANASGNETDKLALLKFKEAISASDPNQLLDSWNDSLPFCNWFGITCSRRHQRVKSLDLEGQNLFGTISPYIGNLSFLRDINLQNNSFHGEIPQEVGRLFRLEELFLNNNTLAGEIPINLTRCSKLMFLDLGWNYHVSGKIPAELGSLTKLQNLSLVANNLIGEIPASLGNLSSLTFFRVSYNRLLGNIPDDLGKLTSLTVFAVSANQLSGTIPLPLFNISSIRMFYVIQNQLHGNLPENLGITLPNLIFFSVGNNNFSGTIPNSLFNASHLEIVNLGWSNFVGQVPMNLGNLKNLWWLRLHGNALGSNSTNDLAFLDSLTNCTKMKILDLGRNNFGGVLPNSVANLSTELGLFYIGENQITGTIPAGLENLIKLTGMALDGNLLSGVFPNYFGKFQKLQFLSLGGNRLSGEIPSSIGNLTHLLKLCLPDNNFQGSIPSSIGNCQNLYFLEISQNHLNGVIPPEISLVRSFTQLLDLSQNSLTGVLPFEVGKLSNIGALDFSENNLSGQIPATIGDCLSLEFLYLQGNSFQGTIPPSLASLRGLQYLDLSRNKLTGRIPKDLQDIPYLLFLNLSFNDLEGEVPTGGVFRNASAVSLIGNDKLCGGVSELNLPKCPNKRGGLFFHKLEIILTVMAVCILLTLAFLLVYWKRNPKQKSSSSSSMMKQFLKVSYGDICRATNGFSPENLIGSGSFGSVYKGFLDQVERPVAVKVLKLEHKGASKSFISECIVLRNIRHRNLVKMLTCCSSMDYKLNDFKALILEFMGNGSLEKWLHPEIEGKNQPWNLNLLQRLNVAVDVASALQYLHEQCENPIIHCDLKPSNILFDDDMVAHVSDFGLARLVSTSKSSSQSLSSTTGIKGTIGYAPPEYGMGCPASREGDVYSFGILVLEMFTGRRPTDEIFKDGLNLHSFVKTALPESLMQIIDPNIITATEEERELSNSNGNLSEMSAKARSCVVSVLEIGIGCSAESPKGRMSMEDVSRQLDLIRKTFLGI